A window from Pseudomonas frederiksbergensis encodes these proteins:
- a CDS encoding ABC transporter permease, with translation MSSELQPNLVALNTIVYREVRRFTRIWPQTLLPPAITMVLYFVIFGNLIGRQIGDMGGFTYMEYIVPGLIMMSVITNSYGNVVSSFFGSKFQRSIEELMVSPVSPHTILIGYTLGGVLRGLMVGLIVTLLSLFFTELQVHHLGVTILVVVLTATIFSLLGFINAVFARNFDDISIIPTFVLTPLTYLGGVFYSISLLPPFWQTVSLANPVLHMVNAFRYGILGVSDIRISVAITFMLIATVVLYIGCARLLVSGRGMRT, from the coding sequence ATGAGTTCCGAGCTGCAACCCAACCTCGTTGCCCTCAACACCATCGTTTACCGAGAGGTCAGGCGCTTTACCCGGATCTGGCCGCAGACGCTGCTGCCGCCAGCCATCACCATGGTTCTGTACTTCGTGATCTTCGGCAATCTGATCGGCCGGCAGATCGGTGACATGGGTGGTTTCACCTACATGGAGTACATCGTGCCGGGGCTGATCATGATGTCGGTGATCACCAACTCCTACGGCAACGTGGTCTCGAGTTTCTTCGGCAGCAAGTTCCAGCGTTCCATCGAAGAATTGATGGTGTCGCCGGTGTCGCCGCATACGATTCTGATCGGCTACACCCTGGGCGGTGTGCTGCGCGGCTTGATGGTCGGGCTCATCGTGACGTTGCTGTCGCTGTTCTTCACCGAGTTGCAGGTGCATCACCTGGGCGTGACCATTCTGGTGGTGGTGCTGACGGCGACGATCTTCTCGCTGCTGGGCTTCATCAACGCCGTGTTTGCGCGCAACTTCGATGACATCTCGATCATCCCGACGTTTGTGCTGACACCGCTGACCTACCTGGGCGGGGTGTTCTACTCAATTTCCTTGCTGCCGCCGTTCTGGCAGACCGTGTCGCTGGCCAACCCGGTGCTGCACATGGTCAACGCCTTCCGTTACGGCATTCTTGGCGTTTCGGACATCAGAATCAGCGTGGCGATCACCTTCATGCTGATCGCGACCGTTGTGCTGTACATCGGTTGCGCACGGCTGCTGGTCAGTGGTCGCGGGATGCGTACCTGA
- a CDS encoding ABC transporter ATP-binding protein, with protein MSSALSIRQLTKTYGNGFQALSGIDLDVAEGDFFALLGPNGAGKSTTIGILSTLVNKTSGTVNVFGHDLDKNPAQLKRCIGVVPQEFNFNQFEKTFDIVVTQAGYYGIPPKIAKERAEQYLTQLGLWDKRDTPSRSLSGGMKRRLMIARALVHEPRLLILDEPTAGVDIELRRSMWTFLTELNKKGITIILTTHYLEEAEQLCRNIGIIDHGTIVENTSMKQLLSQLHVETFLLDLKNTLQTAPQLLGYPTKLLDSHTLEVQVDKAMGITALFTQLAQQNIEVLSLRNKTNRLEELFVSLVEKNLSKVAV; from the coding sequence ATGAGTTCCGCTCTGTCCATCCGGCAGCTAACCAAAACCTACGGCAACGGTTTCCAGGCCTTGAGTGGTATCGATCTGGACGTCGCCGAAGGTGACTTTTTCGCCTTGCTCGGCCCCAACGGCGCCGGCAAATCCACGACCATCGGCATTCTCTCGACCCTGGTGAACAAGACCAGCGGGACGGTAAATGTTTTCGGTCACGACCTGGACAAGAATCCTGCGCAGCTCAAGCGCTGCATCGGCGTGGTGCCCCAGGAATTCAACTTCAACCAGTTCGAAAAAACCTTCGACATCGTGGTGACCCAGGCCGGTTATTACGGCATTCCGCCGAAAATCGCCAAGGAACGCGCCGAGCAGTACCTGACCCAACTGGGTCTGTGGGACAAGCGCGATACGCCGTCGCGTTCACTGTCCGGCGGCATGAAGCGTCGACTGATGATTGCCCGTGCGCTGGTTCACGAACCGCGCCTGTTGATCCTCGACGAACCGACGGCGGGTGTGGACATCGAACTGCGTCGTTCGATGTGGACGTTCCTCACCGAGCTGAACAAGAAAGGCATCACCATCATCCTCACCACCCACTACCTGGAAGAGGCTGAGCAGTTGTGCCGCAACATCGGCATCATCGATCACGGCACCATCGTCGAGAACACCAGCATGAAACAGTTGCTCAGCCAACTGCATGTGGAAACGTTCCTGCTCGACCTCAAAAACACGCTGCAAACTGCGCCGCAGTTGCTCGGTTACCCAACCAAGCTGCTCGACAGCCACACCCTTGAAGTTCAGGTCGACAAGGCCATGGGCATCACTGCGCTGTTCACCCAATTGGCGCAGCAGAACATCGAAGTGTTGAGCCTGCGTAACAAAACCAATCGCCTCGAGGAGTTGTTCGTGTCCCTGGTGGAGAAAAATCTGTCGAAGGTGGCGGTATGA
- a CDS encoding glutathione S-transferase family protein codes for MLKIWGRKNSSNVRKPLWAAEELGLAYEAIDAGGAFGVVDTPQYRAMNPNGRVPVIEDEGFVLWESNAIVRYLMARHANGTAWYPEDLQARASADKWMDWTTSNFAGPFRTVFWGVLRTPADQQDWPAINAAIKECDGLLAMADQTLATQPYLSGNEIGMGDIPLGSFIYAWFEMPIERAPQPHLQAWYARLKQRPAYQKAVMTALT; via the coding sequence ATGCTGAAGATCTGGGGTCGGAAAAACTCGTCGAATGTCAGGAAACCTTTGTGGGCCGCCGAGGAACTGGGCCTGGCTTATGAAGCCATCGATGCCGGCGGCGCCTTTGGTGTCGTCGATACGCCGCAGTACCGCGCGATGAACCCCAATGGCCGCGTGCCGGTGATTGAAGACGAGGGGTTCGTGCTGTGGGAATCCAACGCCATCGTGCGTTACCTGATGGCTCGCCACGCCAACGGCACGGCCTGGTATCCAGAGGATCTGCAGGCCCGCGCTTCTGCCGACAAGTGGATGGACTGGACCACTTCAAATTTTGCCGGGCCGTTCCGCACAGTGTTCTGGGGCGTATTGCGTACCCCGGCAGACCAGCAGGACTGGCCTGCAATCAACGCCGCGATCAAGGAGTGCGATGGCCTGCTGGCCATGGCCGACCAGACGCTGGCAACCCAACCGTACCTGTCCGGCAATGAGATCGGCATGGGCGACATTCCTCTGGGCAGTTTCATTTATGCCTGGTTCGAGATGCCGATCGAGCGCGCACCGCAGCCTCATCTGCAAGCCTGGTATGCACGCCTGAAACAGCGTCCGGCGTATCAGAAAGCGGTTATGACCGCGTTGACTTAA
- a CDS encoding transglutaminase-like domain-containing protein: protein MHEYLSSGRFIDSDHSSVVEFAEKHRGNSRDPLEQAINLYYAVREAVRYNPYTFSRDPNTLRGSYALAAGESYCVPKATLLAGAARHCGIPARIGLADVRNHLSTPRLLELLKSDVFAMHGYTELHLNGRWVKATPAFNQGLCELFNVAPLEFDGINDSVFHPFNRDGELLMEYLIDHGQFSDVPEAFFFEHLEKCYPHLFSDQSPVLLGDMQGDLSRA, encoded by the coding sequence ATGCACGAGTATCTGAGTTCCGGCCGCTTCATCGATAGTGACCACTCGTCGGTGGTGGAGTTCGCCGAAAAACATCGCGGCAACAGTCGCGATCCTCTAGAGCAGGCGATCAATCTCTATTACGCCGTGCGCGAAGCCGTGCGTTACAACCCTTATACCTTCAGTCGCGACCCGAATACGTTGCGCGGCAGTTATGCGCTGGCAGCGGGGGAGAGTTATTGCGTACCCAAAGCCACGCTGTTGGCAGGTGCCGCCCGGCATTGCGGGATTCCCGCGCGGATCGGCCTGGCGGATGTGCGCAATCATTTGTCGACGCCGCGGTTGCTCGAGTTGCTCAAGAGCGATGTGTTCGCCATGCACGGTTATACAGAGCTTCACCTGAACGGCCGCTGGGTCAAAGCCACGCCAGCGTTCAATCAGGGCTTGTGTGAATTGTTCAATGTCGCGCCGCTGGAATTCGACGGCATCAACGACAGCGTTTTCCATCCGTTCAATCGCGACGGCGAGCTATTGATGGAATACCTGATTGACCACGGCCAGTTCAGCGACGTGCCTGAAGCGTTCTTTTTCGAACACCTGGAAAAGTGCTATCCGCATCTGTTCAGCGACCAATCGCCCGTGCTGCTGGGTGACATGCAGGGCGATTTGAGTCGCGCCTGA
- a CDS encoding acyl-CoA dehydrogenase, translating into MLLLWILVLVVGIAYLAHRRIAPLPALCVVAVYVVAMGAFSRAPGWLLLVLWILIAAVAAPLLLPDLRRKYFSAPMFSWFQKTLPPMSQTERDAIDAGTVWWDGELFSGRPDWNTLLAYPKAQLSEEEQAFIDGPTEELCAMVSDWQIGQDMDLPPEAWAYIKENGFFALIIPKEFGGKGFSAYAHSQVAMKLATRSGDLASTVMVPNSLGPAELLLHYGTDEQRNHYLPRLARGDEIPCFALTGPLAGSDAGSMPDTGVICKGEWEGKETLGLRLNWEKRYITLGPVATLLGLAFKAYDPDHLLGEEEDLGISLALIPTDIAGVEIGRRHLPLGASFMNGPNSGKDVFVPLEFLIGGREMLGKGWMMLMNCLSVGRSISLPAVGTGAAKFTSLVTGQYAQVREQFNVPLSAFEGIQEAMARIGGNAWMMDAARMLTANAVDLGEKPSVLSAILKYHLTERGRECISHAMDVHGGKAIIMGPNNYLGRSWNGAPIFITVEGANILSRNLMIFGQGAIRCHPFVLKEMALASREDKDQALTEFDGLLLKHIGFAVSNAASTLVLNLGFGHFEHAPGDKLSQGYFRALNRQAAAFALLADLSMMLLGGELKRRERLSARLGDVLSNMYLASAALKRYHDLDSPQHMAPLFTWAMEESLGQSERALDELLSNFPNKVLGCLLRVIVFPFGRRHKGPSDKLGAEVAAVIGRAKGDPTLEELLGGCYRPQSTDDPVGALQQACNLLNAAQPLRKKLHVALKSGQVKPVAGEHVIDAALEAGVLQPREAQTLRDAEAARRKVIDVDDFDKVELTLGEGKVR; encoded by the coding sequence ATGCTGCTGTTGTGGATACTGGTTCTGGTTGTCGGGATTGCGTATTTAGCCCACCGTCGCATCGCCCCGCTGCCCGCCCTGTGCGTCGTTGCCGTTTACGTGGTGGCGATGGGTGCTTTCAGCCGCGCACCTGGCTGGTTACTGCTGGTTCTGTGGATATTGATCGCGGCTGTCGCAGCGCCCTTGTTGTTGCCCGACCTGCGCCGCAAATACTTCAGCGCGCCGATGTTCAGCTGGTTCCAGAAAACCCTGCCACCGATGTCGCAAACCGAACGCGATGCGATCGATGCCGGCACGGTGTGGTGGGATGGCGAACTGTTCAGCGGTCGCCCGGACTGGAACACACTGCTGGCCTATCCAAAAGCGCAGCTGAGCGAAGAGGAACAGGCCTTTATCGACGGCCCGACCGAAGAACTCTGCGCCATGGTCAGCGACTGGCAGATCGGTCAAGACATGGACCTGCCTCCCGAAGCCTGGGCCTACATCAAGGAAAACGGCTTCTTCGCCCTGATCATTCCCAAGGAGTTCGGCGGCAAAGGTTTCTCCGCCTATGCCCACTCCCAGGTGGCGATGAAACTGGCGACCCGCAGCGGCGACCTTGCCTCTACCGTGATGGTCCCCAACTCCCTCGGCCCGGCCGAACTGCTGTTGCATTACGGCACCGACGAGCAACGCAACCACTACCTGCCACGACTGGCTCGCGGCGATGAAATACCGTGCTTCGCACTGACCGGACCACTGGCCGGTTCTGACGCCGGCTCGATGCCCGACACCGGGGTGATCTGCAAAGGCGAATGGGAAGGCAAGGAAACCCTGGGCCTGCGCCTGAACTGGGAAAAGCGTTACATCACACTGGGTCCGGTCGCCACCCTGCTCGGCCTCGCGTTCAAGGCCTACGACCCGGATCACCTATTGGGTGAGGAGGAAGACCTGGGGATCAGCCTGGCGTTGATCCCGACCGATATCGCCGGTGTCGAAATCGGCCGCCGCCACCTGCCGTTGGGCGCGTCATTCATGAACGGCCCGAACTCCGGCAAAGATGTGTTCGTACCGCTGGAGTTCCTCATCGGCGGCCGGGAAATGCTCGGCAAAGGCTGGATGATGCTGATGAACTGCCTGTCGGTCGGGCGTTCGATTTCGTTGCCAGCGGTCGGCACTGGCGCCGCCAAGTTCACCAGCCTGGTGACCGGCCAGTACGCGCAGGTCCGTGAACAATTCAATGTTCCACTGTCGGCCTTCGAAGGTATTCAGGAAGCGATGGCCCGTATCGGCGGCAACGCCTGGATGATGGACGCCGCGCGGATGCTCACCGCCAATGCGGTGGATTTGGGCGAGAAGCCATCGGTGCTGTCGGCGATTCTCAAATATCACCTCACCGAACGCGGCCGCGAGTGCATCAGCCACGCCATGGATGTTCATGGCGGCAAGGCAATCATCATGGGGCCGAACAACTACCTCGGTCGCAGCTGGAACGGCGCGCCGATTTTCATCACGGTGGAAGGCGCGAACATTCTCTCGCGCAACTTGATGATCTTCGGCCAGGGTGCGATTCGCTGCCATCCCTTCGTACTTAAGGAAATGGCTCTCGCCAGTCGTGAAGACAAAGACCAGGCCCTCACCGAATTTGATGGCCTGCTGCTCAAACACATCGGTTTCGCCGTGAGCAACGCCGCCAGCACGCTGGTGCTGAACCTTGGTTTCGGTCACTTTGAACACGCGCCAGGCGACAAGCTCAGCCAGGGTTACTTCCGCGCCCTCAATCGCCAGGCTGCTGCGTTCGCCCTGCTCGCCGACCTGAGCATGATGCTGCTGGGCGGCGAATTGAAACGACGCGAACGTCTGTCGGCACGTCTGGGGGATGTGCTCAGCAACATGTACCTCGCCTCCGCCGCACTCAAGCGTTACCACGACCTCGATTCACCGCAGCACATGGCTCCTCTGTTTACCTGGGCCATGGAAGAAAGCCTGGGGCAGTCGGAACGAGCGCTGGATGAACTGCTGAGCAACTTCCCGAACAAGGTGTTGGGTTGCCTGTTGCGGGTGATCGTGTTTCCGTTCGGTCGTCGTCACAAAGGGCCATCGGACAAACTCGGCGCCGAAGTGGCGGCGGTGATCGGCCGCGCCAAGGGTGATCCGACCCTGGAAGAGTTACTCGGTGGTTGCTACCGGCCGCAATCCACTGATGACCCGGTCGGCGCCCTGCAACAGGCGTGCAACCTGCTGAATGCCGCGCAACCGCTGCGCAAAAAGCTGCATGTCGCGCTCAAAAGCGGCCAGGTCAAACCGGTCGCCGGGGAACACGTCATCGATGCAGCGCTTGAAGCTGGCGTGTTGCAACCCAGGGAAGCGCAGACCCTGCGTGACGCCGAAGCTGCCCGGCGCAAGGTGATTGATGTCGATGATTTCGACAAAGTTGAACTGACACTGGGTGAAGGAAAGGTCCGCTGA
- a CDS encoding PA2817 family protein produces MSNVVADHLVLLDHLRSILVAVGEAEQVPEESHALFLERFDELRALLPVDPIESQYLGQDILCQVITRYPQIAHLVPRDLLWYFAGDCLHYMPDDEIDLYQALEERRFEAEQNDEPFDWNQEKQLLAMSKDDSKH; encoded by the coding sequence GTGTCCAATGTCGTTGCCGATCATCTTGTCTTGCTCGACCACCTGCGCAGCATCCTGGTCGCCGTAGGTGAGGCCGAACAGGTTCCCGAAGAAAGCCATGCCTTGTTCCTGGAGCGCTTCGACGAACTGCGTGCGTTGCTGCCGGTCGACCCGATCGAAAGCCAATACCTGGGCCAGGACATTCTGTGCCAGGTGATCACCCGCTACCCGCAAATCGCCCACCTGGTCCCGCGCGACCTGTTGTGGTACTTCGCCGGTGACTGCCTGCATTACATGCCCGACGATGAAATCGACTTGTATCAGGCGCTGGAAGAACGTCGTTTCGAAGCTGAACAAAACGACGAACCTTTCGACTGGAACCAGGAAAAACAGCTGCTGGCGATGTCGAAAGACGACAGCAAGCACTGA
- a CDS encoding LysR family transcriptional regulator, protein MSINLPLPLLGEMAIFVKVVETGSFSEAARQLGSSPSAVSRSISRLEKALATRLLQRTTRKLRLSDGGEEVFKRCQEMVSAAKSVMEISGQFTHEAEGLVRVSVPKAVGRFVIHPHMPEFLRRYPKVDVELLLEDRQVDLIDDNVDLAIRITDRPPAGLVGRQLLTIDHLLCATPQYLAEHGTPTHPHDLLNHSCIYLGETPSDARWKFKKGTKAVTVGVRGRYAANHTGVRLGAVLQHIGIGSLPYFTARYALEQGLIVQVLPDWTFLASYHGGAWLLHSPTRYLPPKLRVLIDYLVECLEKEPTLGKPGKPNALGKGAAEYELPESDGLL, encoded by the coding sequence GTGAGCATAAATCTTCCACTACCGCTGCTCGGTGAAATGGCGATTTTCGTCAAGGTTGTCGAGACCGGCAGCTTCTCTGAGGCTGCTCGCCAGTTGGGTTCTTCACCTTCGGCGGTCAGCCGCAGCATTTCGCGTCTGGAAAAGGCGCTCGCCACTCGTTTGCTGCAGCGAACCACGCGCAAGCTGCGTTTGAGCGACGGTGGCGAAGAGGTGTTCAAGCGTTGCCAGGAAATGGTCAGCGCCGCCAAATCGGTGATGGAAATCAGCGGCCAGTTCACCCATGAAGCGGAAGGACTGGTGCGCGTCAGTGTGCCGAAGGCGGTGGGGCGTTTCGTGATTCATCCGCATATGCCGGAATTTTTGCGTCGCTATCCCAAAGTGGATGTGGAGCTGTTGCTTGAGGACCGCCAGGTGGATTTGATCGACGACAACGTTGATCTGGCGATTCGTATTACAGATCGGCCACCTGCCGGACTGGTCGGGCGGCAATTGCTCACCATCGATCATTTGCTCTGTGCGACGCCGCAATACCTGGCCGAACACGGCACACCGACCCATCCCCACGACTTGCTCAACCACAGCTGCATCTACCTGGGCGAAACCCCGAGCGATGCACGTTGGAAATTCAAGAAAGGCACCAAGGCTGTCACCGTTGGCGTGCGCGGACGGTATGCGGCCAATCACACCGGCGTGCGCTTGGGCGCGGTGTTGCAGCACATCGGGATTGGCAGCCTGCCGTACTTCACCGCGCGTTATGCGCTGGAGCAGGGGCTGATCGTGCAGGTGCTGCCGGACTGGACCTTTCTGGCGTCATACCACGGCGGTGCCTGGTTGTTGCATTCGCCGACTCGTTATCTGCCACCGAAATTACGGGTGCTGATCGACTATCTGGTGGAATGCCTGGAGAAGGAGCCGACCCTGGGCAAGCCGGGTAAGCCAAATGCATTGGGCAAGGGCGCGGCAGAGTATGAGTTGCCCGAGAGTGATGGGTTGCTTTGA
- a CDS encoding 2OG-Fe(II) oxygenase yields the protein MMLDVERLDETCIKKLANEEILAIRVKGLLPKPLAIQIGDKILAPGFEGYINAPSIGRIGMAFYEAENQPLLIEDYFERATRNIAELRNRCAPYSSPVDTLRCMLDESWPAGAHLENLYGRKMYVGLSRVVKPGICFLAHHDIFAKDAPDSYQAKSLEAQFACNVYLNMPLEGGALQMWDHDISPDQFDEMRGDSYGIDPALLGTPTLEILPEPGDFIMFNSRCMHSVTPGVADPRLSLSFFVGYRGNASPLTFWS from the coding sequence ATGATGCTTGACGTCGAGCGTCTCGATGAGACGTGCATAAAAAAACTGGCCAATGAAGAGATCCTCGCCATCCGCGTCAAAGGTTTGTTGCCCAAGCCGCTGGCGATTCAGATCGGCGACAAGATCCTCGCCCCGGGCTTCGAAGGCTATATCAATGCGCCGAGCATCGGTCGCATCGGCATGGCGTTTTATGAAGCGGAAAACCAGCCGCTGCTGATCGAAGATTATTTTGAACGCGCCACCCGCAACATTGCGGAATTACGCAACCGCTGCGCGCCCTATTCGTCCCCCGTCGACACCCTGCGCTGCATGCTCGATGAGTCCTGGCCGGCGGGTGCGCATCTGGAAAATCTCTACGGTCGCAAGATGTATGTGGGGCTGTCCCGGGTGGTGAAACCCGGGATCTGCTTTCTGGCCCACCACGACATTTTCGCCAAGGACGCCCCGGACAGCTATCAGGCCAAAAGCCTGGAAGCGCAGTTCGCCTGCAATGTTTACCTGAACATGCCCCTCGAGGGCGGTGCCCTGCAGATGTGGGACCACGACATCTCCCCGGACCAGTTCGACGAAATGCGTGGCGACAGTTATGGCATCGATCCGGCTCTGCTCGGGACGCCGACCCTGGAGATTCTTCCCGAGCCGGGTGATTTCATCATGTTCAACTCGCGCTGCATGCATTCGGTGACTCCGGGTGTGGCTGATCCGCGCTTGAGCCTTTCGTTCTTTGTCGGCTATCGCGGCAATGCTTCACCCCTTACTTTTTGGAGTTGA
- a CDS encoding LysE family translocator, whose translation MLSNYLGEFLALATIHFLAVVAPGPDFAVTIRQSVRFGRLVGICTALGIGAGISVHVLYTLFGVGALMHTTPWLLTAAKVVGGAYILYLGVSLLRSKPKTVLEGDKPDEPVVEQTLWKAFTTGFLTNATNPKATLFFLAIFTTIISATTPMKIQALYGMWMCFVNALWFVIVALFFSSSRVRLLFLRLGHWFERSMGVILILFAGRLILSM comes from the coding sequence ATGCTTTCGAATTACCTGGGCGAGTTTCTGGCGCTGGCGACTATTCACTTTCTGGCCGTGGTTGCACCCGGACCGGACTTCGCAGTGACTATCCGGCAAAGCGTGCGTTTCGGCCGACTGGTCGGGATTTGCACGGCACTGGGCATCGGCGCGGGCATTTCCGTGCACGTGCTTTACACCTTGTTCGGGGTCGGCGCGCTGATGCACACGACACCCTGGCTGCTGACGGCGGCCAAGGTTGTGGGTGGCGCTTACATTTTGTACCTCGGTGTCAGCCTGTTGCGCAGCAAGCCCAAGACCGTACTGGAAGGCGATAAGCCTGATGAACCGGTTGTAGAACAAACGTTGTGGAAGGCATTTACCACCGGCTTCCTGACCAACGCGACCAACCCGAAAGCCACTCTGTTTTTCCTGGCAATCTTCACCACTATCATCAGCGCCACAACGCCGATGAAGATCCAGGCGCTTTACGGAATGTGGATGTGTTTTGTGAATGCGCTGTGGTTTGTGATCGTCGCGCTGTTCTTTTCAAGCAGCAGAGTGCGATTGCTGTTCTTGCGCTTGGGGCACTGGTTCGAGCGGAGCATGGGGGTGATCCTGATCCTGTTTGCTGGTCGGTTGATTTTGTCGATGTAA
- a CDS encoding type II and III secretion system protein family protein: MSLRPVPAFKRIFHGLFWMGLSVNAAQAAPNNCSQLDNWPTTYEVGQGLQSELRSPVPVTQLAVGDPKIADVQSSANSGDNAFILTGVAPGTTSLMVWTACSKTPRQSMVFVKGKATAALTSVSTIPSEDPLLPIQVQTDIRFVEVSRTKLKEANASIFGRQGNFLFGSPRTLPTIDGIVRPSLPVNNDMFNLSFLSSDTLVSINALEGSGFAYTLARPSLVALSGQSASFLAGGEVPIPVPSSGSDNVSIEYKEFGIRLTLTPTIIGKNRIALKVAPEVSELDFTNAVSIAGTIVPALTIRRTDTSISLADGESFVISGLISTRNSSQINKFPGLGDIPILGAFFRDNSINREERELLMIVTPHLVQPLAVNAKLPSLPGEQLRNYDPNFYRMFFLERGDFDSMSGLSQ; this comes from the coding sequence ATGAGCCTTCGTCCCGTGCCCGCTTTCAAGCGAATTTTCCATGGCCTGTTCTGGATGGGCCTCAGCGTGAATGCGGCTCAAGCCGCACCGAACAATTGTTCGCAACTGGACAATTGGCCGACAACGTATGAGGTCGGCCAGGGGCTGCAAAGTGAACTGCGCAGCCCCGTTCCGGTAACACAACTGGCGGTGGGTGACCCGAAAATTGCCGACGTGCAATCCAGTGCCAACAGTGGCGACAACGCGTTCATACTCACGGGCGTTGCACCGGGGACCACCAGTCTGATGGTCTGGACCGCCTGTTCGAAAACGCCGCGCCAAAGCATGGTGTTCGTCAAGGGTAAGGCCACCGCGGCGCTGACCAGCGTCTCGACCATACCTTCCGAAGACCCGCTATTACCGATCCAGGTGCAAACCGACATCCGCTTCGTTGAAGTCAGCCGGACCAAACTCAAGGAAGCCAATGCCTCGATTTTTGGTCGCCAGGGCAACTTCCTGTTCGGCTCGCCGAGAACCTTGCCCACCATCGACGGCATTGTCAGGCCGTCGTTGCCGGTGAACAACGACATGTTCAACCTCTCCTTTTTGTCCAGCGATACGCTAGTGTCGATCAACGCGCTGGAAGGCAGCGGTTTCGCCTACACCCTGGCACGACCAAGCCTGGTAGCGCTCAGTGGGCAGAGTGCGAGCTTCCTGGCGGGTGGTGAAGTGCCGATTCCGGTGCCCAGTTCAGGCAGCGATAACGTGTCCATCGAGTACAAGGAATTCGGGATCCGCCTGACCCTGACACCGACCATCATCGGGAAAAACCGCATCGCGCTGAAAGTGGCACCGGAAGTCAGTGAACTGGACTTCACCAACGCTGTAAGCATCGCCGGCACCATCGTTCCGGCGCTGACCATACGCCGTACCGACACCAGCATCTCCCTGGCCGATGGCGAAAGCTTCGTCATCAGCGGCCTGATCAGCACCCGCAACAGTTCTCAGATAAACAAGTTTCCGGGGTTGGGTGATATCCCGATTCTGGGGGCGTTCTTTCGCGACAACTCCATCAACCGTGAAGAGCGTGAACTGTTGATGATCGTCACCCCTCACCTGGTCCAGCCACTGGCTGTCAACGCAAAACTGCCGTCGTTGCCAGGAGAGCAACTGCGTAATTACGACCCGAACTTCTACCGCATGTTCTTCCTCGAACGTGGCGACTTCGACAGTATGAGCGGGCTCTCGCAATGA
- a CDS encoding DUF3613 domain-containing protein, whose protein sequence is MKTKRLLIVCMACLSTTAWAIEPGPSSQYQQGTEQWLQLQIRGVVASPHLQTASATERDLAMQRWLNSFNFPIPEFFDQDAAGEMSTGN, encoded by the coding sequence ATGAAGACCAAAAGACTTTTGATCGTGTGCATGGCGTGCCTGTCCACCACTGCCTGGGCCATTGAGCCGGGCCCCTCTTCGCAGTATCAACAAGGCACCGAGCAGTGGTTGCAACTGCAAATTCGCGGTGTGGTTGCCTCCCCTCACCTGCAAACCGCCTCAGCCACTGAACGTGACCTGGCCATGCAGCGCTGGCTGAATAGCTTCAACTTCCCGATTCCGGAGTTTTTTGACCAGGATGCAGCGGGAGAAATGAGCACCGGCAACTGA